In the genome of Daucus carota subsp. sativus chromosome 9, DH1 v3.0, whole genome shotgun sequence, the window attggtgtgaagtgagtgcccaattagataattaacccatcatataaaatcataaaaaataaaataaattgttcTGAAAAGAAACTCCTACCAACTTATGATTATAAGCTGTTTTTTTTACTACAAGTCaccttctgacttattacacaaatatttttcagcttcaagtcaaaaatcattttaagcCACCAATTTCAAGTTTAAACGAAGGACTTTATAACTATTCAAAGTTATTTGGGagcacaatttttttaaagaaaaaaaatgctttTCTCATCATTTTTTGATTTTAGTCAAGTATATTAGGGGTTGTTTGGTTCGCTAAGTGATATCGGATTGGAATGAGAAATCGAGTCAATGTGACATGCGGTTGAGGAATCGATATCATGTACTTGGTTCATTGGTTGACTGTTGGGGCAAATATGTTTGagtcattaatttttaattaagataaaatattaattttatttaatgttCCTATATATTTGGAGTCATCTacatgaaattatataaataatgatgaaaataataaaaataaatgatttctCGTACGTCTACTTCATACCCACCTCTGCTCTTGGGTATAAGAACTCATGTCTTGGAGGTTTGAGGCATGAgttttaaattagtttttcCTCAACTAAAAACCACCATGTACGGGTTTTTGATGAACGAAACCCAGACTTGATACCCAAAGAACCTAGACCAACGACCCCGAGGTTGTATTGGGTCATTATATTTTGAACAAGCCTTTTCCCCCAACACATATGTTACAATAGTGTAGCACACTTGTTTGGGAtttatgtttgtatatatttttgctTGCAAAATGGAATCGTAAATATACTCCAAAAAGTTGCCACCTCGTGTATGTATAGTTATAGTCATATAGTTGTCAAACATCTTATCCCATTTTCAATACTCATCTAATTTCCTCATATTGGCCTTAAAAGAAATAGTGTAccgaaaagtaaaaaaataatgctgtctttatttataaatatatgtggacacaattttcttaaaaaggtatatgttttaatgaaaaaatataagacATTATTTGGTTTTAATTTGTTGATATCAGGTTCCACAACAATATATTAGgagattatattttgaattgaaCTTATCCCCAAATGCATACATTACACTATCATAACTCCCCAATTTgagattatattttgaattgaaCTTATGCCCAAATGCATACGTTGCACTATCATAACTCGCCAATTTGTGATCTACGGTTATAATTGTTTTTGAATCTCTATAAAAATTTGAGATCTGTGGTTATAATTGCTTTTGAATGCCAATAAAAGAAGTGTAAATATACTTATGCCTTACACTATCATAACTCCCCAATTTgagattatattttgaattgaaCTTATGCCCAAATGCATACATTACACTATCATAACTCCCCAATTTGAGATCTACGGTTATAATTGTTTTTGAATGCCAATAAGAATTTGAGATCTATGGTTAGAATTGCTTTTGAATGCCTAGTattgttaatataattatgcGTTACACTATCATAACTCCCCAATTTGAgaatatattttgaattgaaCTTATGCCCAAATGCATACGTTACACTGTCATAACTCCCCAATTGGAGATCTACGGTTATAATTGTTTTTGAATGCCAATAACAATTTGAAATCTACGGTCATAATTGCTTTTCAATGCCAATAAAAGAATTGTAAATATACTTATGCGTTACACTATCATAACTCCCCAATTTGAGTATATATTAAATGGAACTTATGCCCAAATGCATACGTTACACTATCATAACTTCCCAATTTGATATCTACGGTTATAATTGTTTTTGAATGCCAATAACAATTTGAAATCTACGGTTATAATTGCTTTTGAATGCCACCCACTTGTGTATATATAGTCATTCACCCACCCATACACACAcatctcatctctctctttctctaaaCCCTGATTTTCTCTATCGATCTATATCTTAACTTGTGCATCTATATAATCTAGAATGAGCAACGGCACAAATATCAACTGAATGGCCAGAGATTCATTCAAATACGTTCTTCTCCATGAGGAATACGACGCTACTGCTCCCTTTTTTGATGTCCCTGCAGCTTTGAAGAAGGGGAAGATTCCGGAacatttcaattttcataatcaaTGTGAGAAATTGGAAGGTGAAGAAGGAGTAGATGAGACGAGGAAGAGCAAGAGGAGGAGAGTGACCACTTCTAATATGCTGGAAGCATTAGAAGATGGTTCAGATGTCATTGTTGGATCCAATCAATGGAGCTGGTATGTTTTTTATATGTACATGTTCATTAGTTGGTTCTTTCTGATTTTTCTTCTTAAATTGGGAATAAGtcgatactatatatatatatatatatatatatatatatatttgtgtgtgtgtgataaATTATCTGTTTCTATGGGACTCCTGTTTGTGTTTGTATTATATAGAGATAAAGGCATAAAGCTGATCAATTTTGTACTTCTGTAAAACAGGTTGACTATTGACAGCGAGCCAAATAGATTTATCGGTTTAGAATGCAAGGTATGTACTTTAACAATTACTAGGCACAATTCAGTTTGCAGAAAAGTAACTtaattttgaccaaaaatttcatggcagaataattttttatgatacgattattaaaatttcaacgATAACAGTGTTTTTGGATGCcataaagaattttaaaattcgaAAATTATTCTGATTAGTTGTAAAGAGAAAGTTATATTCCctaaaattgtttaaaaatttaaaggGGTTTTCCTTTTTTCATCAGTACAAGAAAATCGgaataatgaaatatttttttgccaaaaaaaattccCGGAGTTTATTTTCTGATCATTTGTATAGTGCCTGTTGCTAACTTTGAATATTGGTGGTACAGGTTTATTGGCCTTTGGATAATGACCAGTACTATGGCCGCATTATTGGGTACAATCCATCGACTGACAGATATCATGTAATGCCTCTTTTATCAGTGCACATATATGCATAGCTGTAGCAAATTACTAAGAAGTATCCTAATTTGCATTTTGATTTGTCAAAATGATGTAGGTAAAATACAATGATGGTGTTGAAGAACACCTTTGTCTGTCATATGAGAGAATCTTGTTTTATGTTTCTTCTGAAGAGATGCAACAACTTAATTtaagttgtgttcaacatccAGATGTTGGTAGCCATGATATTGATAACATGGTTGCACTGAAGTAACTCCCATACTCTACAGCTTTATATACTTATGCATGCAAAAATAAGGGATTGTAATACCCATTTTCAATAATCTCAATCCTCCAAGTCACACCCGCCTCAGTTCATTCTTCACTCatctcatttctctctctctgAAAACCCCAACTTTCTCCATCTGTCTATCTGTTCCTTGCCAATCCATATAATCTAGAATGAGCAATGTCACAGATATCCATGGAATGGCCAGAGATTCAGTCAAGTACATTCCTCTCCATGAGGAATACATGGCTACTGCTCCCCTTGTTGATTCTAATGGAGCTTCGAAGAAGAGGAAGATTCCAGAAAAGAATATTGACAGGAAAGATGTAGGAGATGTAATATCAAAACAATGGAGCTGGTATGGTTTTCTATGTACTTACTGCTGGGTTGCTTCTTTCTAAAGTTATGTCATAAATTGGGAATAAGTCGATattatgtttgtgtgtgtgtgtgttagttATGAATTATTTCATTCTGTGGGACACCTGTTTGTGTGTGTACTGTATAATGATACAGCTTATCAAATTTATACTTCTGTAAAACAGGTTAACTATTGACGGCGAGCCAGATAGATTTATCGGTTTAGAATGCAAGGCAAGTACTTTAGCAATTACTAGGCACAATTTAGTTTGCAGAAAAGTATACTGTACTTATTTTGACAAACGTTTCCTGGCATAATACTTTTATAAGAGCACTCATATGAAATGATTGTTTCCTTTCTTTTGACTGCCATTATTAAAATTAccatgtaaatatttttttggtttttgataaAGCCATGAAAACAATGTTCTTGAATGTCGTAGAATTTTAAAATTCGTAAAATGTTCTGATTAATTGTGTAGAAAAAGTTATATTCCCTATTATTGGAGAAAAGAAACGAAAGGGATTTTCCTTTTTTCATAAGTCCAAGAAAATcggaaaaataatattttttgcaaAAAGAAAAACCGATGTTTATTCTCCGATCATTTGTATGGTGCTTGTTGCTTACTTTGAAGATTGGTGGTACAGGTTTATTGGCCTTTGGATGATGACTGGTACTATGGCCGCTTTCTTGGGTACAATCTATCGACTAACAGGTCAGATATCATGTAATGCCTCTTCTATCAGTGCACATTTATGTATAGCTGTGACAAATTACTATAAAGTATCCTAATTTGCATCATGATTTGTCAAAATGATGTAGGTAAAATACAACGATGGTGCCGAAGAGCACCTATCTCTGTCATAAGAGATTCATTTATGTTTCTCCTGAAGAGATGCAACAACTTAATTTGAGTCGTGTTCAACATCCAGATGTAGATAGCCGTGACACTGATGACATGGTTGCTTTGGCTGGCATGCTAGATCACCGTTCTCAGTTGATATAGATGCTGCCTTTTTCTATGTATGATGTATCTTGCTTCTTACACTTGTTGGGGAAGAAAGTGTTTATTCAGCATGGAGACagaattaaattac includes:
- the LOC108202540 gene encoding histone H3-lysine(4) N-trimethyltransferase ATX1 isoform X1, with translation MARDSFKYVLLHEEYDATAPFFDVPAALKKGKIPEHFNFHNQCEKLEGEEGVDETRKSKRRRVTTSNMLEALEDGSDVIVGSNQWSWLTIDSEPNRFIGLECKVYWPLDNDQYYGRIIGYNPSTDRYHVKYNDGVEEHLCLSYERILFYVSSEEMQQLNLSCVQHPDVGSHDIDNMVALK
- the LOC108202540 gene encoding histone-lysine N-methyltransferase ATX2 isoform X3, translating into MARDSFKYVLLHEEYDATAPFFDVPAALKKGKIPEHFNFHNQCEKLEGEEGVDETRKSKRRRVTTSNMLEALEDGSDVIVGSNQWSWLTIDSEPNRFIGLECKVYWPLDDDWYYGRFLGYNLSTNRCR
- the LOC108202540 gene encoding histone-lysine N-methyltransferase ATX2 isoform X4, which encodes MARDSFKYVLLHEEYDATAPFFDVPAALKKGKIPEHFNFHNQCEKLEGEEGVDETRKSKRRRVTTSNMLEALEDGSDVIVGSNQWSWLTIDSEPNRFIGLECKVYWPLDDDWYYGRFLGYNLSTNR
- the LOC108202540 gene encoding histone-lysine N-methyltransferase ATX2 isoform X2; this encodes MARDSFKYVLLHEEYDATAPFFDVPAALKKGKIPEHFNFHNQCEKLEGEEGVDETRKSKRRRVTTSNMLEALEDGSDVIVGSNQWSWLTIDSEPNRFIGLECKVYWPLDDDWYYGRFLGYNLSTNRSDIM